One segment of Paramormyrops kingsleyae isolate MSU_618 chromosome 8, PKINGS_0.4, whole genome shotgun sequence DNA contains the following:
- the LOC111851678 gene encoding uncharacterized protein — MHPAAFLHITVCGALWCVQYFGIISAAGPLAAPSLTFSKPVNGTDIRLFSVVVIACTPPKTAPYPLTLNLGKPKQPLSALLFHRLTSTDTILYSVTAVAQHEGDFVCWYNVSRTGEVSPTSSPVNLTISSLPQPTTRLEPAVVFTEGNYTIFCDAPYVVYNTTFRLYCRNITDTASEAPGMPIGSLTANTSGVQYSRLKVPPQERLEYFCDLEADYNHRTYRSPLSPAVRVTPEMAPVRLVPQFQGLKCAGRLEMFIQGRWGPVCHGEDAIAAMWNMANVTCRELGCGTVSGVSKVWMNEFGLPAQQSLVGPLQCTGNELRLRECLLNKIDCYNNDQLEVICSDFVPPPRFLVTGYEHTSYISIYNDTSLEMICTLSAPWLGDSKVEIRIMELSKYRIIDYKLVQSGEAILVKLWAPIPPGKYACFGRFRNFHRTTDTITSNVVTIAVSTPPNRGLIAGAVISVLLGAGILTYLCIWRVSYQ; from the exons ATGCATCCTGCAGCCTTTCTCCACATTACAG TTTGTGGTGCTCTGTGGTGTGTCCAGTATTTTGGGATAATCTCAGCTGCAG GGCCCCTCGCCGCCCCTTCACTGACGTTCAGCAAGCCGGTAAATGGCACAGACATCAGGCTCTTCTCGGTTGTGGTCATTGCCTGCACCCCACCGAAGACAGCTCCATATCCCCTCACCCTGAACCTGGGGAAGCCCAAGCAGCCCCTCTCCGCCCTGCTGTTTCACAGACTCACTTCCACTGACACCATTCTGTACTCCGTCACTGCTGTGGCTCAGCATGAGGGCGACTTCGTTTGCTGGTACAATGTCAGCAGGACGGGGGAGGTGTCTCCGACCAGCTCACCTGTCAACCTGACCATCT CCTCTCTACCTCAGCCCACAACCAGACTGGAGCCTGCTGTCGTTTTCACTGAAGGAAACTACACCATCTTCTGTGATGCTCCTTATGTGGTGTACAATACCACATTCAGACTATACTGCCGTAACATTACAGACACGGCCAGCGAAGCACCAGGGATGCCAATTGGGTCCCTGACAGCAAACACCAGCGGCGTCCAGTACAGCAGGCTGAAAGTACCTCCACAGGAGAGGCTGGAATATTTCTGTGACCTGGAAGCCGACTACAACCATCGTACCTACAGGTCTCCTCTGTCCCCTGCTGTGAGAGTCACGCCAG AAATGGCTCCTGTGCGCCTCGTCCCCCAATTCCAGGGGCTGAAGTGTGCAGGCCGCCTGGAGATGTTCATTCAGGGCCGCTGGGGTCCTGTTTGCCATGGAGAAGACGCCATCGCTGCCATGTGGAATATGGCCAATGTGACCTGCAGGGAGCTGGGCTGTGGTACCGTATCCGGCGTGAGCAAAGTGTGGATGAACGAGTTTGGGTTGCCCGCACAGCAATCACTGGTGGGGCCCCTGCAGTGCACTGGCAATGAACTACGGCTACGGGAGTGTTTGCTTAACAAGATTGATTGTTACAATAATGACCAGCTGGAGGTCATCTGTTCAG ATTTTGTTCCACCTCCAAGGTTTTTAGTCACTGGTTATGAGCACACGTCTTATATCTCCATCTATAATGACACTTCGCTTGAGATGATCTgcacattaagtgcaccttggCTTGGTGATAGTAAG gtggagATTCGTATAATGGAGTTAAGCAAATATCGGATAATTGATTACAAGTTGGTTCAGTCTGGGGAAGCAATATTGGTAAAGCTATGGGCTCCGATACCTCCTGGGAAATATGCCTGCTTTGGAAGGTTCAGGAACTTCCACCGGACCACAGATACCATAACCAGCAATGTTGTGACCATTGCTGTTAGCA CGCCCCCAAATCGCGGACTGATTGCTGGAGCtgttatttcagttttattggGAGCTGGAATTCTAACCTACCTCTGCATATGGAGGGTCAGTTACCAATAG